The Vibrio gallaecicus genome contains a region encoding:
- a CDS encoding TonB-dependent receptor, which yields MRFSATAVAVLSVLSNGALAQSDIRDSAQTEVIVVTGQKIARSTQDTKESVAVVTDQDIERYELQDLNDIYAFSANVYDMGSGEVFGIRGVSQNSASTGGGTGEMGSLYIDGVAYTGYASRFLAKDVWDVEQVEVLRGPQSTNVGRNALIGAVVVESKKPELGYYDAVMRVGAGNYGRKVLDGMFNAPVGDDAALRVTGQFHESDGFMKNATLGNDDFDARENHNIRAQLLIEPSDQWSLNLMAQFAKSDRGQDIYYVNPANGYPLDSRTSYDDVVARENYDGFTAAIDFTYYLTDQWTLSSITSYLGGDYIRTDDSDRIPGVTGNQVDRTVEDKNIAQEVRFNFEGQDTRGVAGIYLTQVEQKIATDRLQLVGIHPLISAGLNQMGAGALEGAILPLYMENAQIDDSIAYDKTVQNMAFFTEWDHDIASAWTASAGFRYDYEKSEIAPSQQSRSVVGGLNLPDAAGAGAAIDSATGLPAGTGAAIVSSINNNLNSYVGVSNQAKQETSYHALLPQVGLTYNVNQDASISTFYKRGYRSGGTDIDGTGTSRSFDPEHLDNFELAIRTAWLDGDLISNANIYYGDWKNQQVDVCPDGNSVNCYTENAGESEIYGLEFENVYLFNEDLSLFANVGFAKTKFKDYVGAQGDLSGNQFAFSPEYTGSLGANYFFTERVYSTFSVDYVDEMYGDQANNELYKSDARTIYNVTAGYLGDNFKVDAYVKNLTDEFYINGNYSDYLDNQNIRAGAPREFGANLTIYM from the coding sequence TTGAGGTTTTCTGCAACCGCTGTGGCAGTTCTATCTGTCCTATCAAATGGCGCTTTGGCTCAATCAGATATTCGAGATTCAGCACAAACAGAAGTGATTGTCGTTACAGGACAAAAAATTGCTCGCTCTACTCAAGACACTAAGGAAAGTGTGGCAGTCGTAACCGATCAAGATATAGAAAGGTACGAGCTACAAGATCTCAATGATATCTACGCTTTTTCTGCCAATGTTTATGACATGGGTTCTGGTGAAGTGTTTGGTATTCGTGGGGTATCGCAAAATTCTGCATCAACCGGTGGTGGCACTGGTGAAATGGGCAGTCTTTATATTGATGGTGTTGCTTACACTGGCTATGCGAGCCGTTTTTTAGCGAAAGATGTTTGGGATGTTGAACAAGTTGAAGTGTTGCGTGGTCCCCAGTCCACTAACGTGGGACGAAATGCCCTTATCGGTGCTGTCGTCGTTGAATCTAAAAAGCCTGAACTTGGTTATTATGACGCTGTGATGAGAGTTGGAGCCGGTAACTACGGGCGTAAAGTTCTTGATGGTATGTTCAATGCCCCTGTTGGTGATGATGCGGCTTTGAGAGTTACTGGACAGTTCCATGAATCTGATGGGTTTATGAAAAATGCAACTTTAGGTAATGATGATTTCGATGCTCGTGAGAATCACAACATCCGAGCACAATTGTTGATCGAACCAAGTGACCAGTGGAGCCTAAATCTCATGGCTCAGTTTGCTAAGTCAGATCGTGGGCAAGACATTTATTATGTGAATCCAGCCAATGGATATCCACTAGATAGCCGAACATCTTATGATGATGTGGTAGCTCGAGAGAATTATGACGGCTTTACGGCTGCGATCGATTTTACGTATTACTTAACAGATCAGTGGACGCTAAGCTCAATCACATCTTATTTAGGTGGTGATTACATTCGAACAGACGATAGTGACAGAATACCAGGAGTAACGGGTAATCAAGTGGACAGGACTGTTGAGGATAAGAATATTGCTCAAGAAGTCCGTTTCAATTTTGAAGGTCAAGATACAAGAGGTGTCGCGGGCATCTATTTGACTCAGGTTGAACAAAAAATTGCTACCGATAGATTACAACTCGTAGGTATACACCCGTTGATCTCTGCAGGTTTAAATCAAATGGGCGCGGGAGCTTTGGAAGGGGCTATTCTTCCTCTTTACATGGAGAATGCGCAGATTGATGACAGTATCGCTTATGATAAAACTGTTCAGAATATGGCGTTCTTCACGGAATGGGATCATGATATCGCTTCTGCTTGGACTGCTTCTGCTGGTTTCCGTTATGACTATGAGAAGAGTGAAATTGCGCCATCTCAGCAATCGCGAAGTGTTGTTGGCGGGCTAAACTTACCAGATGCTGCAGGCGCAGGCGCTGCCATTGATTCGGCTACTGGGTTACCAGCGGGCACTGGTGCGGCGATTGTGTCTTCGATTAACAATAACCTTAACTCTTACGTAGGTGTTTCTAATCAAGCAAAGCAAGAGACTTCTTATCACGCGCTGCTTCCGCAGGTTGGGTTAACTTATAATGTAAACCAAGATGCATCGATTAGTACTTTTTACAAACGTGGGTACCGTTCAGGCGGTACAGACATCGATGGTACGGGTACATCTCGAAGTTTTGACCCTGAACACTTAGATAACTTCGAGCTGGCGATACGTACTGCTTGGTTAGATGGTGATTTAATTTCTAATGCTAATATTTATTACGGTGATTGGAAGAATCAGCAAGTAGATGTTTGCCCTGATGGAAACTCAGTTAACTGCTATACAGAAAATGCAGGTGAGTCGGAGATTTACGGTTTAGAATTTGAGAACGTCTACCTGTTTAATGAAGACCTGTCGCTATTTGCAAATGTGGGTTTTGCTAAAACGAAATTCAAAGATTATGTGGGAGCACAAGGGGATCTTTCAGGTAACCAATTCGCATTTAGTCCTGAATATACGGGTTCACTAGGGGCTAATTATTTCTTTACTGAACGTGTCTACTCTACATTTAGCGTGGATTATGTTGACGAGATGTACGGCGATCAAGCGAATAATGAGCTTTATAAGTCCGATGCTCGCACGATTTACAACGTAACCGCAGGTTACCTTGGGGATAACTTTAAAGTAGATGCTTATGTGAAAAACTTAACTGATGAGTTTTATATTAATGGTAACTACTCTGACTACCTTGATAACCAGAATATTCGAGCGGGAGCGCCAAGAGAG